In one Microbacterium invictum genomic region, the following are encoded:
- a CDS encoding carbohydrate kinase family protein, with protein sequence MSRAVVIGDALIDELRDDHGVREFVGGAALNVAVGLARLGVPATLIAMVGDDEAGVRIRSYLADFGVELLATPSPRGSSRAVSTRSGGGEPTYVFNDAAQHRAVQFGEAEQAALDAASVIAISCFPFDDVAQTLALSQAVHASSAPLAIDVNPREGMMHDRAEFVRGFEQLAAGAALVKIGEDDSELLYGEPLDALRARLIDAGSAAVLATQGSAGATIEAGSDVVTRPISDLPGRIIDTMGAGDAAFATVIASMIDGVPADAEAWGEALQRAMDVAAATCRFEGALLRLPSALTEPDLDRLGT encoded by the coding sequence GTGAGCCGCGCCGTCGTCATCGGCGACGCCCTCATCGACGAGCTGCGCGACGACCACGGCGTCCGCGAGTTCGTCGGCGGCGCCGCCCTGAACGTCGCCGTGGGCCTCGCGCGCCTCGGGGTCCCCGCGACCCTCATCGCCATGGTCGGCGACGACGAGGCCGGTGTCCGCATCCGGTCGTACCTCGCCGACTTCGGCGTGGAGCTCCTGGCCACCCCGTCGCCCCGCGGCTCGTCGCGCGCGGTCAGCACGCGCAGCGGAGGAGGCGAGCCGACCTACGTGTTCAACGATGCCGCCCAGCACCGTGCGGTGCAGTTCGGCGAGGCCGAGCAGGCAGCCCTCGACGCGGCATCCGTCATCGCCATCAGCTGCTTCCCCTTCGACGACGTCGCCCAGACGCTGGCGCTGTCGCAGGCCGTGCACGCCTCGAGTGCGCCGCTCGCGATCGACGTCAACCCGCGCGAGGGGATGATGCACGATCGGGCGGAGTTCGTCCGCGGGTTCGAGCAGCTCGCCGCGGGCGCGGCGCTGGTGAAGATCGGCGAAGACGACAGCGAGCTGCTCTACGGAGAGCCCCTCGACGCCCTGCGCGCGCGCCTGATCGACGCGGGGTCCGCCGCGGTGCTCGCCACCCAGGGGAGCGCCGGTGCCACGATCGAGGCGGGATCGGATGTCGTCACCCGTCCGATCTCGGACCTTCCCGGTCGCATCATCGACACCATGGGGGCGGGCGACGCCGCGTTCGCGACGGTGATCGCATCGATGATCGACGGTGTGCCCGCCGATGCCGAGGCGTGGGGCGAGGCGCTGCAGAGGGCGATGGATGTCGCGGCCGCGACCTGCCGCTTCGAGGGCGCGCTCCTGCGTCTGCCCTCGGCGTTGACCGAGCCCGACCTGGATCGCCTCGGCACCTGA
- a CDS encoding FBP domain-containing protein — MSPLTEDDVRTSFVNARPEELQVMALPNDFVLTDWDHLDFLAWRDPRTRGRAYVIAEVDGEPVGVLLRAAEGSSSARSAMCNLCHTMQPADQVALFTARKAGEAGRNGDSVGTYMCADLSCHENVRLAAPLAPSEIRASVDRRIDGTRRRTEAFVESVAQHARSRS; from the coding sequence ATGAGCCCGCTGACCGAGGACGACGTCCGCACGTCGTTCGTGAACGCCCGTCCGGAAGAGCTGCAGGTGATGGCCCTGCCCAACGACTTCGTGCTGACCGACTGGGATCACCTCGACTTCCTCGCATGGCGCGACCCCCGCACCCGGGGGCGCGCGTACGTGATCGCCGAGGTCGACGGCGAACCCGTCGGCGTGCTGCTGCGCGCCGCCGAGGGCAGCTCGTCGGCGCGCTCGGCGATGTGCAATCTCTGCCACACCATGCAACCCGCCGATCAGGTCGCCCTGTTCACCGCCCGGAAGGCCGGCGAAGCCGGTCGCAACGGCGACAGTGTCGGCACCTACATGTGCGCCGACCTGTCGTGCCATGAGAACGTGCGGCTCGCGGCCCCGCTCGCGCCGAGTGAGATCCGTGCGAGCGTCGACCGGCGCATCGACGGTACGCGCCGCCGGACCGAGGCATTCGTCGAGAGCGTCGCCCAGCACGCGCGGAGCCGGTCGTGA
- a CDS encoding sugar ABC transporter permease: protein MALNSNPLTSQPAPALAEALADDKRGAAAAQKSAPAPRRPFGRWFRETGWRHIIGIVMLLFCAFPLAYVLSASLNPGGTLLTANSLFSTFDLGAYVRLFENPSQPYGAWFVNTLVIGLATAFGTVLLGALAAYAFSRMRFTGRRFGLLTLLLVQMFPQLLAFVAIFLLMSAIADIFPALGLNSQLGLIMVYLGGALGVNTYLMYGFFNTVPASIDEAAKIDGAGHARIFFTIILRLVAPILAVVGLLSFLATTNDFVIASVVLSDPDKQTLAVGLYQFVSQETARNWSVFAAGAVLAAVIPVALFLALQRFIVGGLTAGSVK from the coding sequence ATGGCCCTGAACTCCAACCCGCTCACCTCGCAGCCCGCGCCGGCACTGGCCGAGGCGCTCGCCGACGATAAGCGGGGTGCCGCTGCCGCGCAGAAGTCCGCCCCCGCGCCCCGACGACCGTTCGGTCGCTGGTTCCGCGAGACAGGCTGGCGCCACATCATCGGCATCGTGATGCTGCTGTTCTGCGCCTTCCCGCTGGCGTACGTGCTCTCGGCATCGCTCAATCCCGGCGGCACGCTGCTCACCGCCAACAGCCTCTTCTCGACGTTCGACCTGGGTGCATACGTCCGGCTGTTCGAGAACCCGTCGCAGCCCTACGGCGCCTGGTTCGTCAACACCCTCGTGATCGGTCTCGCCACCGCCTTCGGCACGGTGCTGCTCGGGGCGCTGGCCGCGTATGCGTTCTCGCGCATGCGCTTCACCGGTCGCCGGTTCGGCCTGCTGACGCTGCTGCTGGTGCAGATGTTCCCGCAGCTGCTGGCGTTCGTGGCGATCTTCCTGCTGATGTCGGCGATCGCCGACATCTTCCCCGCTCTGGGGCTCAACTCTCAGCTCGGGCTGATCATGGTCTACCTCGGCGGCGCGCTCGGCGTGAACACGTACCTCATGTACGGGTTCTTCAACACCGTGCCGGCCTCGATCGACGAGGCGGCCAAGATCGACGGCGCCGGTCATGCGCGCATCTTCTTCACGATCATCCTGCGTCTGGTCGCGCCGATCCTGGCCGTGGTCGGGCTGCTGTCGTTCCTCGCGACGACGAACGACTTCGTCATCGCCTCGGTGGTGCTCTCGGACCCCGACAAGCAGACGCTCGCCGTCGGTCTCTACCAGTTCGTCTCGCAGGAGACCGCGCGCAACTGGAGCGTGTTCGCCGCCGGCGCCGTGCTGGCCGCGGTCATCCCCGTCGCCCTGTTCCTCGCGCTGCAGCGCTTCATCGTCGGCGGCCTCACCGCCGGCAGTGTGAAGTGA
- a CDS encoding class I SAM-dependent methyltransferase codes for MDDDPRERPDRGADARDDSPAEADDEWSALAAGWAARWGQVSAPARRALLTACAVAPGTRVLDVGCGSGEFLPELTAVGARAIGIDSSPAMVALAVRHGQARRADVAALPFADDTFDVVTAVTVLHLTDDLAAAVRECARVLRPGGLLGIAEWGDTGPNDVAIIERALDAALDPDAVRDAGTSEADPQTRATTESGAPPHPSALDLALRAAGFRPVADGQVEVTVRAADVGELAATVLLGEDEATIDELSPVISEAAEPFRQPDGYYLLHNTFRWRVVAAD; via the coding sequence ATGGACGACGACCCCCGGGAACGCCCGGACCGAGGCGCCGACGCCCGGGACGACTCTCCTGCCGAGGCCGACGACGAATGGTCCGCCCTCGCGGCGGGCTGGGCTGCGAGATGGGGCCAGGTGTCGGCACCGGCCAGGCGGGCGCTCCTCACCGCCTGCGCCGTCGCACCGGGCACGCGGGTGCTCGACGTCGGCTGCGGGTCGGGCGAGTTCCTGCCCGAGCTCACCGCTGTCGGGGCACGGGCGATCGGCATCGACTCCTCACCGGCGATGGTGGCGCTCGCGGTGCGGCACGGCCAGGCGCGAAGAGCGGATGTCGCGGCGCTCCCCTTCGCCGACGACACCTTCGACGTGGTGACCGCCGTCACGGTGCTGCACCTGACGGACGACCTCGCCGCCGCCGTCCGGGAGTGCGCGCGCGTCCTGCGCCCGGGTGGCCTCCTCGGCATCGCGGAGTGGGGTGACACCGGGCCGAACGACGTGGCGATCATCGAACGCGCCCTCGACGCGGCGCTCGACCCCGACGCGGTCCGGGATGCCGGCACGTCCGAGGCAGACCCGCAGACCCGCGCCACCACCGAATCCGGCGCGCCCCCGCATCCGTCCGCTCTCGATCTCGCGCTGCGCGCGGCCGGCTTCCGACCGGTCGCGGATGGCCAGGTCGAGGTGACCGTGCGCGCCGCGGACGTCGGCGAGCTCGCCGCGACCGTGCTGCTCGGCGAGGACGAGGCGACCATCGACGAGCTCTCCCCCGTCATCTCGGAGGCGGCGGAGCCGTTCCGGCAGCCCGACGGGTACTACCTGCTCCACAACACCTTCCGCTGGCGGGTCGTCGCCGCGGACTGA